Proteins from one Pelorhabdus rhamnosifermentans genomic window:
- a CDS encoding VirK/YbjX family protein, whose amino-acid sequence MMKMIDLLKLGTHLYNCKRWINYRCVMVFIIRLLLHHKEVQNLNNFFQLNPLRCEIITMHPLFFAQLTRQFFYKSSSTSERLTLITQSFLVLENQFTEQALQQIYLGPGLQLWRENYKEQILAIDLAFRVGEIKEGTMSLGLKLDNKYIYHINFWIVFDENNTFSLYIGALQGSRSGLSINKELTKHFLGCRPKNLIVYALRILAQNLFVSGIYAVSNYGFYANNHLRRDRKLKTSLDTFWTEIGGSLSQDRRFFILPVTEHRKDIEKVVSHKRNLYRKRFALLDKIAANIATALIPFMRTYPTARSSSGIEKCYK is encoded by the coding sequence ATGATGAAAATGATAGATTTACTTAAATTAGGAACACATCTTTACAATTGTAAAAGATGGATCAATTATCGCTGTGTGATGGTATTTATAATCAGATTGTTACTTCATCATAAAGAAGTACAGAATTTAAATAACTTTTTCCAACTCAATCCTCTGCGCTGCGAAATTATCACGATGCATCCCTTGTTTTTTGCCCAATTAACACGTCAATTTTTTTACAAAAGCTCCAGTACTTCAGAAAGATTGACCCTTATTACACAAAGTTTTTTAGTATTGGAGAACCAATTTACAGAACAGGCCTTACAGCAAATTTATCTTGGACCTGGACTTCAGCTTTGGCGCGAAAATTATAAAGAACAAATCCTTGCTATTGATTTAGCATTTCGTGTCGGTGAAATCAAAGAAGGCACAATGAGTCTAGGTCTAAAGCTTGATAATAAATATATCTATCATATAAATTTCTGGATTGTTTTTGACGAGAATAACACTTTTTCTCTATACATTGGCGCTTTACAAGGCTCACGGAGCGGTTTATCTATAAACAAAGAACTAACCAAACATTTTTTGGGTTGCCGTCCCAAAAATCTAATTGTGTATGCTCTGCGTATCCTAGCGCAAAATTTATTTGTAAGCGGGATATACGCCGTATCTAACTATGGCTTTTATGCCAACAATCATTTGCGCCGGGATCGAAAACTAAAAACATCCTTAGATACATTCTGGACAGAAATTGGAGGCAGCCTGTCTCAGGATCGGCGGTTCTTTATCCTTCCAGTAACAGAACACAGAAAAGATATCGAGAAAGTAGTATCCCACAAACGTAATCTCTATCGAAAACGATTTGCCCTCCTTGACAAGATTGCTGCTAATATTGCAACCGCATTAATTCCCTTCATGAGAACTTACCCCACTGCCCGGAGTTCATCTGGCATTGAGAAATGCTATAAATAA
- a CDS encoding MurR/RpiR family transcriptional regulator codes for MDKNDVLQDFKKNYQQLTESQKMIGQYVFDHYQEIVFLSANDLGERVGVSDATIIRFARSIGFEGFAELKKHIRKGLKNFSSPDKRLSENFEALDEDVSWKVGRKDFENLEYFLAHLEMEKIHQATAMMEQAETIYIMGMGSSGILVDLLTLHLRRMGFRVTAISEGGVVNVEKILPMTNEDLLITCSFPRYSKPTYHTLLFANQKRTKTITITDSHFSSMSIQSDIVFSLQIDNFTFFNSYVVPMELCHILIMDLLEKNKMEIHTKLKNNVQSLEVFDTKL; via the coding sequence ATGGACAAAAATGATGTGTTACAAGATTTTAAAAAAAATTATCAGCAATTAACGGAAAGCCAGAAAATGATCGGACAATATGTATTTGACCATTATCAGGAAATTGTTTTTTTATCTGCAAACGATTTAGGCGAACGAGTTGGAGTGAGTGATGCTACCATTATTCGATTTGCACGGTCCATTGGTTTTGAGGGCTTTGCAGAATTGAAGAAACATATTCGAAAGGGTTTAAAAAATTTTTCTTCTCCTGACAAACGACTTTCTGAAAATTTCGAAGCATTAGATGAAGATGTCAGCTGGAAAGTGGGAAGAAAAGATTTTGAAAATCTGGAATATTTTTTAGCGCATCTTGAAATGGAGAAAATACATCAAGCTACGGCTATGATGGAGCAGGCAGAAACCATTTATATAATGGGAATGGGATCTTCGGGGATTTTAGTAGATCTTTTAACATTACATCTGCGCAGAATGGGTTTCAGAGTAACTGCTATTAGCGAAGGTGGAGTCGTGAATGTTGAAAAGATCCTGCCCATGACGAACGAGGATTTACTTATTACCTGCAGCTTTCCAAGGTATTCCAAACCTACTTATCACACCCTACTTTTTGCTAATCAAAAAAGGACTAAGACAATTACCATTACAGATAGCCATTTTTCATCGATGAGTATTCAGAGTGATATTGTATTTTCTCTGCAAATTGATAATTTCACTTTTTTTAATTCTTATGTTGTGCCGATGGAGTTATGTCATATTTTGATTATGGATTTATTAGAAAAAAATAAAATGGAAATTCATACAAAATTAAAAAACAATGTACAAAGCTTAGAAGTATTTGATACCAAGCTATGA